In Fusarium falciforme chromosome 9, complete sequence, the following are encoded in one genomic region:
- a CDS encoding Cauli-VI domain-containing protein: MARRPYTHYGVRIGRQIGVFTDWSDCAEQVSGYSGQCYRGFHSYREAFNFAYGEPEAPAQLAVEHTFEAAATPEPETVTAPEPEIATIPELVTVAASEPETATTSESAIVMAPEPETALTPEPEITMAPEPTTAITSESATTTAFEPETMPQSRTVLDAEPGHQEPPPAKKARHSEGQATETFSDTQENTFGSSDIVDEAGKSSSSAADPSEIVYNDIGQAKERLSALMEGGGAVKIIPVSPKRKWEE; the protein is encoded by the exons ATGGCACGCCGGCCTTACACCCATTATGGCGTTCGAATTGGCCGCCAGATTGGCGTGTTTACCGATTGGAGCGACTGTGCTGAGCAAGTCTCCGGATACTCTGGTCAGTGCT ATCGCGGCTTTCACTCCTATCGAGAAGCGTTCAACTTTGCCTACGGCGAGCCTGAAGCTCCGGCGCAGCTTGCGGTTGAGCACACGTTTGAAGCTGCCGCAACACCCGAGCCCGAGACTGTCACGGCGCCCGAGCCCGAAATCGCTACTATACCCGAGCTCGTAACTGTCGCGGCGTCTGAGCCCGAGACTGCAACAACATCTGAGTCCGCCATCGTCATGGCGCCCGAGCCCGAGACCGCTCTTACACCCGAGCCTGAAATTACCATGGCGCCCGAGCCCACAACTGCAATTACATCCGAGTCCGCAACTACCACGGCATTTGAGCCTGAAACTATGCCTCAATCCAGGACAGTACTCGATGCTGAGCCTGGGCACCAGGAGCCGCCGCCAGCAAAGAAGGCCCGCCATAGTGAAGGACAGGCCACTGAAACGTTTTCTGACACTCAAGAAAACACCTTTGGCAGCAGCGACATAGTTGACGAAGCGGGCAAGTCGTCATCTAGTGCTGCCGACCCGTCCGAGATCGTCTACAACGATATAGGACAGGCGAAAGAGCGACTGTCGGCTCTCATGGAGGGGGGTGGAGCAGTGAAAATCATCCCAGTGTCCCCCAAGAGGAAGTGGGAGGAATAG
- a CDS encoding Cyanide hydratase, with protein sequence MPITKYKAAAVTSEPGWFDLEAGVVKTIDFINEAGQAGCKLVAFPEVWIPGYPYWMWKVTYLQSLPMLKKYRENSLAVDSEEMRRIRRAARDNQIYVSLGFSEIDHATLYLAQVLIGPDGSVVNHRRKIKPTHVEKLVYGDGPGDTFMSVSETDIGRVGQLNCWENMNPFLKALNVSCGEQVHVAAWPVYPGRERQVAPDPATNYADPASDLVTPEYAIETGAWTLAPFQRLSVEGLKKNTPEGVEPETDPSVYNGHARIYRPDGSLVVKPDKDFDGLLFVDIDLNETHLTKVLADFAGHYMRPDLIRLLVDTRRKELITEADPVGTIATYTTRHRLGLDKPLDGEKKEEESAKEGTQKQKSSDVL encoded by the exons ATGCCCATCACAAAGTACAAGGCGGCCGCCGTCACCTCCGAGCCAGGC TGGTTCGATCTCGAGGCCGGCGTTGTTAAGACAATCGACTTCATCAATGAGGCTGGACAGGCGGGGTGCAAGCTGGTTGCCTTCCCCGAAGTCT GGATCCCCGGATATCCTTACTGGATGTGGAAGGTGACATATCTTCAGTCCCTGCCAATGCTCAAGAAGTATCGTGAGAACTCGCTCGCAGTTGACTCGGAAGAGATGCGCCGGATCCGTCGTGCTGCTCGCGACAACCAGATCTATGTGTCCCTTGGATTCTCCGAGATTGACCATGCCACGCTTTACCTGGCTCAGGTATTGATCGGACCGGATGGATCTGTCGTGAATCATCGCCGCAAGATCAAGCCCACTCACGTGGAGAAGCTGGTGTACGGCGATGGTCCCGGTGACACCTTCATGTCGGTGTCGGAAACTGATATCGGCCGCGTGGGTCAGCTCAACTGTTGGGAGAACATGAACCCATTCCTCAAGGCGCTCAATGTGTCCTGCGGAGAGCAGGTTCACGTCGCTGCCTGGCCCGTCTACCCAGGCCGCGAGCGCCAGGTTGCACCAGACCCAGCAACCAACTACGCCGATCCAGCCTCGGACCTGGTAACCCCCGAGTATGCCATAGAGACTGGCGCCTGGACTCTTGCACCCTTCCAGCGTCTTTCTGTCGAAGGGCTCAAGAAGAACACCCCCGAGGGAGTCGAGCCTGAAACCGACCCATCCGTCTACAATGGTCACGCGCGTATCTACAGACCCGATGGAAGCCTGGTCGTCAAGCCAGACAAGGATTTCGATGGCTTGCTCTTCGTCGACATTGATCTCAACGAAACTCATCTGACCAAGGTCCTGGCCGACTTTGCCGGACACTACATGCGCCCAGATCTCATTCGGCTGCTGGTTGACACTCGTCGCAAGGAGCTCATCACCGAAGCTGACCCTGTTGGTACAATTGCTACTTACACCACTCGGCACCGTCTGGGACTAGACAAGCCCCTcgatggagagaagaaggaggaggagtctgCAAAGGAAGGGActcagaagcagaagagcTCTGACGTGCTCTAA
- a CDS encoding Ysc84 domain-containing protein: protein MGFFKAADIRHECDKAAQILKSFVEKSKIPSEVIAGAQGLAIFTGFRAGMYLAGAGGSGIVVARLPDGTWSPPSAFSVRSGSIGLVYGLDVYDCVCVLNTQAAVGAYKTSEMSLGGAVALAAGPIGGTANVKEIKPVWTYTKSRGFYGGLTVDGTVIEERRDASADFYGSSVSSKQILEGDVEIVHGSHDWRAGAKQLIEVLKTAEGKQGDAKILQEISDQPTPGDLRE, encoded by the exons ATGGGCTTCTTCAAGGCGGCAGATATTCGTCACGAATGCGACAAGGCGGCTCAGATACTTAAGTCGTTTGTTG AAAAGTCCAAGATTCCTTCGGAAGTCATCGCAGGCGCCCAGGGGCTGGCAATCTTTACCGGCTTCCGTGCTGGCATGTACCTTGCAGGCGCTGGCGGTTCCGGAATTGTTGTCGCTCGTCTTCCCGATGGAACTTGGTCACCGCCTTCTGCCTTCTCGGTGCGGAGTGGTAGCATCGGCCTTGTTTATGGCCTAGATGTTTACGACTGTGTGTGCGTGCTCAACACACAAGCTGCCGTGGGCGCGTACAAGACGTCCGAAATGAGCCTTGGCGGCGCCGTCGCCCTGGCAGCTGGACCAATTGGGGGTACCGCCAATGTGAAGGAGATCAAGCCAGTCTGGACATACACCAAATCAAGGGGGTTTTACGGTGGCTTGACTGTGGATGGAACAGTCATCGAGGAGAGGCGTGACGCCAGCGCCGATTTCTACGGGTCCAGCGTTTCTTCCAAGCAGATTCTTGAGGGCGACGTCGAAATCGTTCATGGATCCCACGACTGGCGTGCTGGAGCGAAGCAACTCATCGAGGTTCTGAAAACCGCCGAAGGAAAACAGGGAGATGCAAAGATTCTTCAAGAAATCAGCGACCAGCCGACTCCTGGTGATCTGAGGGAGTGA